The proteins below are encoded in one region of Mycobacterium pseudokansasii:
- a CDS encoding cation-translocating P-type ATPase: MSAAPGLTDAEVARRLAEGKSNDIPERTTRSVAQIIRANVFTRINAILGVLLVIVLATGSVINGLFGLLIIANSIIGMIQELRAKQTLDSLAILGQAKPLVRRRSGTQTRLPSEVVLDDIIELGPGDQVVVDGEVVEDRNLEVDESLLTGEADPIAKDPGDAVMSGSFVVSGTGAYRATKVGREAYAAKLAAEASKFTLVKSELRNGINRILQFISYLLVPAGLLTVYTQLFTTKAGWRDSVLRTVGALVPMVPEGLVLMTSIAFAVGVIRLGQRRCLVQELPAIEGLARVDVVCADKTGTLTESGMRVSEVKGLGAADDRVVDVLASLAAADDRPNASMQAIAAACHSPPGWVPTATASFKSATKWSGASYRDHGNWVIGAPDVLLDPASAAAEQAERIGGRGLRVLLLAASEVAVDHPDAPGRVSPVALVVLEQKIRPDARETLEYFADQGISVKVISGDNAASVGAVAGKLGLQGEVLDARQLPTEPAELADTLESFTTFGRVRPDQKRAIVHALQSHGHTVAMTGDGVNDVLALKDADIAVAMGAGSPASRAVAQIVLLDNRFATLPYVVAEGRRVIGNIERVANLFLAKTVYSALLALLVGIECLLAKPLGADPLLYPFQPIHVTIAAWFTIGIPSFILSLAPNNERAYPGFVRRVLTSALPSGLVVGTATFVSYLAAYPGRHSTWQERTQASTAALITLLVTALWVLAVVARPYQWWRLGLVMASGAAYLVIFSLPLAQQKFFLDPSNLVVTSIALGIGVIGAGAIEATWWIRARVLGVKPQVWRRPEK, from the coding sequence ATGAGTGCCGCGCCCGGCTTGACCGATGCCGAAGTGGCACGACGGTTAGCCGAGGGCAAGAGCAACGACATCCCGGAACGGACCACCCGCAGCGTCGCGCAGATCATCCGGGCCAACGTGTTCACCCGCATCAACGCGATCCTGGGCGTGCTGCTGGTGATCGTGTTGGCGACGGGCTCGGTGATCAACGGGCTGTTCGGTCTGCTCATCATCGCCAACAGCATCATCGGCATGATCCAAGAGCTTCGGGCGAAGCAGACGCTGGACAGCTTGGCGATCCTGGGGCAGGCCAAACCCCTGGTGCGCAGGCGATCCGGCACTCAGACCCGGTTGCCGAGCGAAGTCGTGCTGGACGACATCATCGAACTCGGGCCGGGAGACCAGGTTGTTGTCGACGGTGAGGTCGTCGAGGATAGGAATCTCGAGGTTGACGAATCACTGCTGACCGGTGAGGCGGACCCGATCGCCAAAGACCCCGGAGACGCGGTGATGTCGGGCAGTTTCGTCGTCTCCGGAACCGGAGCGTACCGCGCGACCAAGGTGGGCCGGGAAGCGTACGCGGCCAAGCTGGCCGCCGAAGCCAGCAAGTTCACTTTGGTGAAATCCGAACTGCGCAACGGTATCAACAGGATTCTGCAGTTCATCAGCTACCTGTTGGTGCCGGCGGGACTGCTGACCGTCTACACCCAGCTATTCACCACGAAGGCAGGGTGGCGCGACTCGGTGCTGCGGACGGTCGGTGCCCTGGTGCCGATGGTGCCCGAAGGTCTGGTGTTGATGACGTCGATCGCGTTCGCGGTCGGCGTCATCCGGTTAGGCCAACGCCGATGCCTGGTGCAGGAATTGCCCGCCATCGAGGGACTGGCCCGAGTCGACGTGGTGTGTGCCGACAAGACCGGCACCCTGACGGAAAGTGGCATGAGGGTATCCGAGGTCAAGGGATTGGGCGCTGCTGACGATCGTGTCGTGGACGTGCTGGCTTCCCTGGCTGCTGCCGATGACCGACCCAACGCCAGCATGCAGGCGATCGCCGCGGCCTGTCATTCCCCGCCCGGCTGGGTCCCAACTGCGACAGCGTCTTTCAAATCTGCGACCAAGTGGAGCGGCGCCTCGTATCGTGACCACGGCAACTGGGTGATCGGCGCGCCCGATGTGCTGCTCGACCCGGCGTCGGCAGCCGCCGAACAGGCGGAGCGCATTGGGGGGCGGGGGTTGCGGGTGCTGCTGCTGGCTGCTTCGGAGGTCGCCGTGGACCATCCCGACGCGCCCGGACGGGTCAGCCCGGTCGCTCTCGTGGTGCTCGAGCAGAAGATCCGCCCCGACGCCCGCGAAACGCTTGAATACTTTGCCGACCAAGGCATTTCGGTCAAGGTGATCTCCGGCGACAACGCCGCGTCCGTTGGCGCGGTCGCCGGCAAGCTCGGGCTGCAGGGCGAGGTGCTGGATGCGCGTCAACTCCCTACCGAGCCCGCCGAACTGGCCGACACCTTGGAATCCTTCACGACGTTCGGCAGGGTGCGTCCCGACCAGAAGCGAGCCATTGTGCATGCCCTGCAGTCGCACGGGCATACCGTGGCGATGACCGGCGACGGCGTCAACGACGTGCTGGCCCTCAAGGACGCTGACATCGCCGTGGCGATGGGGGCCGGTAGCCCGGCGTCGCGTGCGGTAGCGCAAATCGTCTTGCTGGACAACAGGTTTGCCACCCTGCCCTACGTGGTCGCCGAAGGCCGCCGGGTGATCGGCAATATCGAACGGGTCGCGAATCTATTTCTGGCCAAAACGGTGTATTCGGCGCTGCTGGCGTTGCTGGTGGGGATCGAGTGCTTGCTTGCCAAACCGCTGGGGGCCGATCCGCTGCTGTATCCGTTCCAGCCGATCCATGTGACCATCGCGGCGTGGTTCACCATCGGCATTCCGTCCTTCATTCTGTCGCTGGCACCCAACAACGAGCGCGCCTATCCCGGCTTCGTTCGGCGTGTGTTGACGTCTGCACTGCCCTCCGGGCTTGTCGTGGGCACGGCGACGTTCGTCTCCTACCTTGCCGCCTATCCCGGCCGTCACTCGACATGGCAGGAACGAACGCAAGCCTCGACGGCAGCCCTGATCACGCTGCTCGTCACCGCGCTATGGGTGCTCGCCGTGGTGGCACGGCCCTACCAATGGTGGCGCCTGGGACTGGTCATGGCCTCCGGCGCGGCCTATTTGGTGATCTTCAGCCTTCCGCTGGCGCAGCAGAAGTTTTTCCTGGACCCGTCGAACCTCGTTGTGACGTCAATTGCCTTGGGCATCGGCGTGATCGGGGCCGGGGCGATCGAGGCGACCTGGTGGATTCGGGCCAGGGTGCTCGGCGTCAAACCGCAGGTATGGCGGCGTCCGGAAAAGTAA
- a CDS encoding serine hydrolase, which produces MTKRTATAAVVTMFLTLVGCGPSQPVSGPSAALSKVPPNEVSGLDIPAGRIDKAVAKLDGLVAELMKTSGIPGMAVAVVHGGKTLYAKGFGIKDASKADGPDNRVDADTVFQLASVSKSVGATVVAHAVSTNVVTWDTPVVTKLPWFELGDAYVTSHVTIADLYSHRSGLPDHAGDPLEDLGYDGQQVLERLKYLPLAPFRISYAYTNFGVTAAADAVAAAAGKPWADLSDEVLYRPLGMTATSSRFADFLARPNHAVTHIKVGDKWEARYQRDPDPQTPAGGVSSSLNDMTRWLTMVLANGTYNGQQITSPEALLPAITPQVISTPARLPKARAGTYGYGFNVSVNSSGRTQYGHSGGFGLGVATNFTVLPSEDLAVIALTNAAPYGVPETLTAEFMDLVQYGQVRQDWATLYEQQLAPLNNPEGSLVGKQPPVGPVPARPLSDYVGVYANDYWGPATVTEHDGQLQLSLGPKNQTFTLTHWDGDTFTFPLSTENALPGSISKAVFAGSPVATLNLEYYDADKRGTFTR; this is translated from the coding sequence ATGACAAAACGCACGGCGACGGCCGCAGTCGTGACGATGTTTCTGACACTGGTCGGTTGTGGTCCGTCACAGCCGGTGTCCGGCCCATCGGCCGCGCTATCCAAAGTTCCGCCCAATGAGGTTTCGGGCCTGGACATTCCGGCCGGGCGCATCGACAAGGCGGTGGCGAAGCTCGACGGCCTGGTCGCCGAGCTGATGAAGACCAGCGGCATCCCCGGCATGGCCGTGGCCGTTGTCCACGGTGGAAAGACGTTGTACGCGAAGGGTTTCGGCATCAAGGATGCCAGCAAGGCCGACGGTCCAGACAACCGGGTGGACGCCGACACCGTCTTCCAGCTGGCATCGGTGTCCAAGTCGGTCGGTGCGACGGTGGTGGCGCACGCAGTCAGCACCAACGTGGTCACCTGGGATACGCCGGTCGTCACGAAGCTGCCGTGGTTCGAACTCGGCGATGCCTACGTCACCAGCCATGTGACCATCGCCGACCTCTACTCGCATCGCTCCGGATTGCCGGACCATGCCGGTGACCCGCTGGAGGATCTGGGTTACGACGGGCAGCAGGTGCTGGAGCGGCTAAAGTACTTGCCGCTGGCCCCATTTCGGATCAGCTACGCCTACACCAACTTCGGCGTGACCGCCGCGGCCGACGCGGTGGCGGCCGCGGCCGGCAAGCCCTGGGCGGACCTGTCCGACGAGGTGCTCTACCGTCCGCTGGGAATGACAGCCACCAGCTCGCGGTTCGCCGATTTTCTGGCCAGACCCAACCACGCGGTCACCCACATCAAGGTCGGAGATAAATGGGAGGCCCGCTACCAACGGGATCCCGATCCCCAAACGCCCGCCGGCGGCGTGAGCTCCTCGCTCAACGACATGACGCGCTGGCTGACCATGGTGCTGGCCAACGGCACCTACAACGGTCAGCAGATCACGTCGCCGGAGGCGCTCCTGCCGGCCATCACACCGCAAGTGATCTCGACGCCCGCGCGGTTGCCCAAGGCGCGAGCGGGCACCTACGGCTACGGATTCAACGTGTCGGTGAACTCGTCGGGTCGCACCCAATACGGCCATTCCGGGGGCTTCGGGCTGGGGGTCGCCACGAATTTCACGGTCCTACCCTCTGAAGACCTCGCCGTCATTGCTCTGACCAATGCCGCGCCCTACGGAGTGCCGGAAACGCTGACGGCCGAATTCATGGACCTGGTGCAGTACGGTCAGGTCCGCCAGGACTGGGCGACCCTGTATGAACAGCAACTTGCCCCGCTGAACAACCCGGAGGGGTCGCTGGTCGGCAAACAACCTCCGGTCGGCCCCGTGCCGGCACGGCCGTTGAGCGACTACGTCGGGGTCTATGCCAACGACTACTGGGGCCCGGCCACCGTGACCGAACATGACGGCCAGCTGCAGCTGTCGCTGGGGCCGAAGAACCAGACGTTCACGTTGACGCATTGGGACGGAGACACTTTCACTTTCCCGCTGTCGACCGAAAACGCCTTACCCGGATCAATTTCCAAGGCTGTGTTCGCCGGCTCTCCCGTCGCCACGCTGAACCTCGAATACTACGACGCCGACAAGCGGGGAACGTTTACCCGATGA
- a CDS encoding sulfite exporter TauE/SafE family protein, translated as MLMIGFAGFGAGAINALVGSGTLITFPTLVAIGYAPVTSTMSNTIGLVAGHMSGTWGYRAELRGQWHWLRWQIPAAITGAALGALLLLHMPEKIFGMVVPALLVLALLLVVVGPWIQSWARRRAEQAGRSIEHIAVGRMAAVVLGTFAVGLYGGYFTAAQGILLVGVMGALLPESVQRMNAAKNALSLVVNLVAAIGYTFVACDRISWPVAGAIAAGSLLGGSLGARYARRLSPKVLRATIVVVGLIGLYRLLMA; from the coding sequence ATGCTCATGATTGGATTCGCCGGATTCGGCGCCGGAGCGATCAATGCTTTGGTGGGATCAGGTACCTTGATCACCTTCCCGACGCTTGTGGCTATTGGTTATGCGCCGGTGACCTCCACCATGTCTAACACGATTGGTTTGGTGGCCGGCCACATGTCAGGCACCTGGGGCTATCGCGCCGAGTTGCGTGGTCAGTGGCACTGGTTGCGCTGGCAGATCCCTGCCGCCATCACCGGAGCTGCGTTGGGCGCGTTGCTGCTTTTGCACATGCCCGAGAAAATTTTCGGCATGGTCGTTCCCGCGCTCCTGGTGCTGGCTCTGTTACTTGTCGTTGTCGGACCATGGATTCAGTCGTGGGCGCGCCGTCGAGCCGAGCAGGCCGGGCGTTCGATTGAACACATTGCAGTGGGCCGGATGGCTGCGGTGGTCCTTGGCACCTTCGCCGTCGGCTTATACGGCGGCTACTTCACCGCCGCGCAGGGAATCCTGCTCGTTGGTGTGATGGGCGCGTTGTTGCCAGAGTCGGTCCAGCGTATGAACGCAGCGAAGAACGCCCTCAGTCTCGTGGTGAATCTTGTCGCAGCCATTGGATATACGTTCGTCGCCTGCGATCGCATCAGCTGGCCGGTTGCCGGAGCGATCGCGGCGGGCTCGCTGCTCGGGGGATCGCTCGGCGCTCGTTATGCGCGTCGGCTATCTCCGAAAGTGTTGCGCGCAACGATCGTCGTGGTCGGCCTGATCGGGCTTTATCGCCTGCTCATGGCGTAG
- a CDS encoding oxidoreductase yields MPIGDHSIPNQTGRIAIVTGSNTGLGFMVARSLAIRGAITVLAVRNLAKGQQAIDTIRAEYPVASLSLQQLDLTSLASVRPAADQLNSRYPRIDLLINNAGVSLAPKTLTQDGFELHFGTNHLSHFAFTGLLLKNILAAQASRIVTVSSGMHRRASTRFLDHPGYEANYSRVVAYARSKLANLLFTFELQRRLAARNTNTTALAAVPGIAKAEVGRYLPTAVRWGLKPFISPFEQNAAMGALPILRAATDPKATGGQYYSPRSRAHTRGYPEIQIPSGQSQDSGLAADLWAMSENLTGIKFLDLDSETIHVQDQVPPRRQ; encoded by the coding sequence TTGCCCATAGGCGATCACAGTATTCCTAACCAGACCGGTCGTATTGCTATTGTCACCGGATCGAATACTGGTCTGGGATTCATGGTCGCGAGGTCACTTGCTATTCGTGGAGCGATCACGGTTCTTGCGGTACGGAACCTCGCGAAGGGGCAGCAAGCAATCGACACCATCAGAGCTGAGTATCCGGTTGCAAGTTTATCGTTGCAACAGCTAGACCTTACATCTCTGGCATCGGTGCGCCCCGCTGCTGATCAACTGAATTCCAGGTACCCGCGCATTGATCTGTTGATTAACAATGCTGGCGTATCCTTGGCGCCAAAGACTCTTACTCAGGATGGTTTTGAACTACATTTCGGCACTAATCATCTCAGCCATTTTGCGTTCACCGGCTTGCTGCTAAAAAACATTCTAGCGGCGCAGGCATCACGGATTGTGACTGTCAGCAGCGGGATGCATCGCCGTGCATCCACCAGATTCCTGGACCACCCTGGGTATGAGGCCAACTACAGTCGCGTCGTTGCGTATGCACGATCTAAACTGGCTAATCTGCTATTCACCTTCGAACTTCAACGCCGGCTCGCCGCAAGAAACACTAATACGACTGCGCTCGCGGCCGTTCCCGGCATTGCGAAGGCAGAAGTGGGACGTTATCTACCGACCGCAGTCAGATGGGGTCTCAAGCCCTTCATTAGTCCATTTGAGCAGAATGCCGCAATGGGCGCACTCCCGATCCTGCGGGCAGCCACTGATCCCAAGGCTACCGGCGGACAGTACTACAGCCCGCGGTCACGAGCCCATACCCGCGGTTACCCCGAAATTCAAATTCCCAGTGGACAATCCCAGGACTCAGGACTTGCCGCAGACCTGTGGGCTATGTCTGAAAACCTGACCGGAATAAAGTTTTTGGATTTAGACTCGGAAACCATCCACGTACAAGACCAAGTACCGCCTCGACGACAGTGA
- a CDS encoding EspA/EspE family type VII secretion system effector, protein MAVLTVMTLLDGFGDEKGKKFAAGAAQFDRVAEELAKAVAGQGWQGVAAQAYATRNSEVHWVALQMADADKRMRRLLERHGEQVTETREVLGTFTAFLGTVCMAVAVGLAKMGRYEASLIFQISVCSAALGACGGAQGKLIAHSKKTAAGVDGAISSYQRLAAQLRSGARGFGLPHGGDKGWVIDAGGGPSRRRGGGASDRGAQLGQAAAVPGSLVAPVGDAQAPAGAPTDAHAAQAPLSAAAPAPSGAPAPAGHRIGQQPSNPPIDAGVDGAPTPSSGGVVAAPLSSGLDGDGAPTPVGLGAAARPAAAGAPTASLPRRGGDQRRTQPPQPPAAKVGGPQDSTGPNHDTHAAQGAPGAQRAPLNTHDTTTTTTDTARTPPSTAHPTPPPTH, encoded by the coding sequence GTGGCGGTGTTGACGGTGATGACGTTGTTGGATGGGTTTGGTGATGAGAAGGGCAAGAAGTTCGCTGCGGGTGCGGCGCAGTTTGATCGGGTGGCGGAGGAGTTGGCCAAGGCGGTTGCGGGTCAGGGGTGGCAGGGTGTGGCCGCGCAGGCGTATGCGACCCGAAACAGTGAGGTGCACTGGGTGGCCCTGCAGATGGCCGATGCGGATAAGCGGATGCGGCGATTATTGGAGCGCCATGGTGAGCAAGTCACCGAAACGCGTGAAGTGTTGGGAACGTTTACCGCGTTTTTGGGCACGGTGTGCATGGCGGTTGCGGTTGGTTTAGCGAAGATGGGCCGGTATGAGGCCTCGCTGATTTTTCAGATCAGTGTCTGCTCGGCGGCGCTGGGGGCCTGTGGGGGAGCCCAGGGAAAATTGATCGCGCATTCGAAAAAGACGGCCGCCGGGGTGGATGGCGCGATCAGCAGCTATCAACGGCTGGCAGCGCAGCTGCGTTCTGGCGCGCGCGGGTTTGGGTTGCCCCACGGCGGGGATAAGGGGTGGGTCATCGATGCTGGGGGCGGGCCCAGTCGGCGCCGCGGTGGCGGGGCCAGCGACCGCGGCGCGCAGCTGGGCCAGGCCGCGGCGGTGCCCGGTTCGCTGGTGGCGCCTGTCGGCGATGCCCAGGCCCCGGCCGGGGCGCCCACTGATGCGCACGCTGCGCAAGCCCCGCTGTCAGCAGCCGCGCCGGCGCCGTCGGGCGCGCCGGCGCCGGCCGGCCACCGGATCGGGCAGCAACCCAGCAACCCGCCCATCGACGCGGGCGTCGACGGCGCGCCCACGCCATCCTCGGGTGGCGTCGTTGCTGCCCCGCTGTCATCGGGACTCGACGGTGACGGTGCACCCACCCCGGTAGGCCTGGGCGCAGCAGCGCGCCCAGCTGCCGCGGGGGCCCCCACCGCGTCGCTGCCGCGCCGTGGTGGTGATCAGCGCCGCACCCAACCCCCCCAGCCCCCCGCAGCCAAGGTTGGGGGCCCCCAAGACTCCACAGGCCCCAACCACGACACGCACGCGGCCCAAGGCGCACCCGGGGCACAGCGGGCACCCCTGAACACCCACGACACCACCACCACCACCACCGACACCGCCCGCACCCCACCCAGCACTGCCCACCCCACCCCACCACCCACCCACTAA
- a CDS encoding IS1380 family transposase yields the protein MGKSRSCYPSLALDGRATGVVSHAGAVVLLRAAERVRLTGALSGALAPWRKPLASHDPGKIVLDVAIALALGGDCLADVGLLRAEPGVFGTVASDPTVSRLITSLAADAPKALAAIGSARAAARAAAWAAAGQASPGHGIDADHPLIIDLDATLVTAHSEKEKAAPTFKRGFGFHPLCAFVDHGSAGTGESLAILLRAGNAGSNTAADHKTVLACALEQLPFQVGYRVGKKVLVRTDAAGATHEFLNYLSARRLSYSLGFALTETMATGIDAIPQTAWTPAYDADGQVRDGAWVTEATGVVDLSDWPAGMRLIVRKERPHPGAQLRFTDRDGLRLTAFVTNTTRGQLPDLELRHRRRARCEDRIRVAKDTGLANLPLHGFDQNRIWCALVQLAMELTAWCQMLAFEEHPARRWEPKRLRLRLFSIAGRLARHARRTRLRLAAHAPWADVLTTALARLQPG from the coding sequence GTGGGCAAGTCTAGGTCGTGTTACCCGTCGTTGGCGTTGGATGGTCGTGCAACCGGTGTCGTGTCGCATGCTGGTGCGGTTGTGCTGCTGCGTGCCGCCGAGCGGGTGAGGCTGACCGGGGCGTTGTCGGGCGCGTTGGCGCCGTGGCGTAAACCGCTGGCCAGCCACGACCCCGGCAAGATCGTGCTCGATGTGGCTATCGCGCTGGCGCTCGGTGGGGACTGCCTGGCTGATGTCGGCCTGCTGCGCGCCGAACCCGGGGTGTTCGGTACGGTCGCATCCGATCCCACCGTGTCGAGGTTGATCACTTCGTTGGCCGCAGATGCCCCGAAAGCGTTGGCGGCCATCGGCTCTGCGCGGGCCGCCGCACGTGCCGCGGCGTGGGCGGCTGCTGGACAGGCCTCGCCGGGTCATGGGATCGATGCCGATCACCCGTTGATCATCGATTTGGATGCGACCCTGGTCACCGCGCACTCGGAGAAGGAGAAAGCCGCACCAACATTCAAGCGTGGCTTTGGGTTTCACCCGTTGTGTGCGTTCGTCGATCACGGCAGTGCGGGAACGGGGGAGTCGCTGGCGATCTTGCTGCGGGCCGGCAATGCCGGCTCTAACACCGCCGCCGACCACAAAACGGTCCTCGCGTGCGCGCTGGAGCAATTGCCCTTTCAGGTCGGCTATCGGGTCGGCAAGAAAGTTCTGGTGCGCACCGACGCCGCCGGGGCCACCCACGAATTCCTCAACTACCTGAGCGCGCGCCGGCTGTCCTACTCGCTGGGATTTGCCCTCACCGAGACGATGGCCACCGGCATCGACGCGATTCCCCAGACGGCGTGGACCCCGGCCTACGACGCTGATGGGCAGGTCCGTGACGGGGCGTGGGTCACCGAGGCAACCGGGGTCGTTGACCTGTCGGACTGGCCCGCGGGGATGCGGCTGATCGTGCGCAAAGAACGCCCTCATCCGGGCGCCCAGCTACGTTTCACCGACCGCGACGGGTTACGGCTGACCGCGTTCGTCACCAACACCACCCGTGGGCAGCTGCCCGATCTCGAACTGCGCCATCGCCGCCGCGCCCGCTGCGAAGACCGCATCCGGGTCGCCAAAGACACCGGCCTGGCCAACCTCCCCCTGCACGGATTCGACCAAAACCGGATCTGGTGCGCATTGGTGCAGCTGGCCATGGAGCTGACCGCCTGGTGCCAAATGCTGGCCTTCGAGGAGCACCCGGCGCGGCGCTGGGAACCCAAACGACTACGGCTGCGGCTGTTTTCGATCGCCGGCCGCCTGGCCCGCCACGCCCGCCGAACCCGGCTGCGCCTCGCCGCGCACGCACCCTGGGCCGACGTGTTGACCACCGCGTTGGCCCGCCTGCAACCCGGCTGA
- a CDS encoding IS1380 family transposase: protein MQLLHAAAKTHASFDDPNLVSHAGLVPVMRLAQLVGLEELVAQHVRLNAEVGANAGVKVGSLIAGMIAGADDIDGMDLLRHGALPDTFGGIRAPSTLGSFLRAFTHGHVRQLGAAHRMVLAELAARTPLLPGADQLAFIDVDSTQKRVFGPDKQGAAFGHAKIASKSLTVRGLNALIATVSTPIAAPVITTTRLRGGNAASARGAASLVAEAISTARAAGITGLIVVRVDSAFYNGAFVAACRRNGAHFSVTVRMDPKIRRAIAAIDEDAWTAIAYPNAVFDEQAGQWISDAEIAEVPYTAFTSTPAHATEGRLIVRRVRDLAKSPAGHGQGELFAAHRYHAVFTNSPFQLVQAESQHRAHAIIEQVFADLFAGPLAHLPSGKFNANAAWLALAATAHALTRALGVLASPEHALARGATIRTQLINVAARPARAGRDTITWHLPRDWPWEQHWLNAFHATHRGPPALAA, encoded by the coding sequence GTGCAATTGTTACATGCCGCGGCCAAGACGCACGCCAGCTTCGATGACCCGAATCTCGTGTCGCATGCCGGGCTGGTGCCGGTGATGCGGCTGGCCCAGCTGGTGGGGCTGGAAGAGCTTGTCGCCCAGCATGTTCGGCTCAACGCCGAGGTGGGCGCCAACGCAGGTGTGAAGGTCGGCTCGCTGATCGCGGGGATGATCGCCGGCGCCGACGATATCGACGGCATGGACCTGTTGCGCCACGGCGCGCTGCCGGACACCTTCGGCGGGATCCGCGCCCCTTCCACGCTGGGGTCGTTTCTGCGCGCGTTCACCCACGGCCACGTGCGTCAACTAGGAGCGGCGCACCGCATGGTGCTGGCCGAGCTGGCCGCGCGCACCCCGCTGCTGCCCGGCGCCGATCAGCTGGCATTCATCGATGTCGACTCGACGCAGAAGCGGGTATTCGGGCCGGACAAGCAGGGCGCGGCGTTCGGGCATGCCAAGATCGCGTCCAAATCGCTGACGGTGCGCGGGCTTAACGCGCTGATCGCCACCGTGAGTACCCCGATCGCCGCCCCGGTGATCACCACCACCCGGCTGCGCGGCGGCAACGCCGCCTCCGCACGCGGGGCGGCATCGCTAGTGGCCGAGGCGATCAGCACTGCCCGCGCCGCCGGGATTACCGGGCTGATCGTGGTGCGCGTCGACTCGGCCTTCTACAACGGGGCGTTCGTGGCCGCCTGCCGCCGCAATGGGGCACATTTTTCGGTCACCGTGCGCATGGATCCCAAGATCCGCCGTGCCATCGCCGCCATCGACGAGGACGCCTGGACCGCCATCGCCTATCCCAACGCGGTGTTCGACGAGCAGGCCGGGCAATGGATCTCCGACGCCGAGATCGCCGAAGTCCCCTACACCGCGTTCACCTCCACCCCAGCGCATGCCACCGAGGGGCGGTTGATCGTGCGCCGGGTGCGCGATCTGGCCAAAAGCCCCGCCGGCCACGGCCAGGGCGAGCTGTTTGCCGCCCACCGCTATCACGCGGTATTCACCAACAGCCCGTTTCAACTCGTGCAGGCCGAATCCCAACACCGCGCCCACGCCATCATCGAACAGGTCTTCGCCGACCTGTTCGCCGGGCCACTCGCCCATCTACCTTCGGGCAAGTTCAATGCCAATGCCGCCTGGCTGGCCCTGGCCGCCACCGCCCACGCGCTCACCCGCGCCCTGGGTGTGTTGGCCTCACCCGAACACGCCCTGGCCCGCGGTGCCACCATCCGCACCCAACTGATTAACGTCGCCGCCCGCCCCGCCCGCGCCGGACGTGACACGATCACCTGGCACCTACCCCGCGACTGGCCCTGGGAACAACACTGGCTCAACGCCTTTCACGCCACCCACCGCGGACCACCAGCGCTGGCCGCCTGA